In Scomber japonicus isolate fScoJap1 chromosome 11, fScoJap1.pri, whole genome shotgun sequence, the genomic stretch tagccgcccttagcaaccgtagggccttagctgcccttagcaacctgtcgctgggcagaaactgagctacctttttgtgattggctaattcttcctgtctgtctgttttgccagttaactgagctaattcatttgaatggagattaattcatgtttactgaggacacaataaatagttttattgttttgtattgtagttttatgatttgtggtttataaaaagattcaacatttatcaatagaagatgaacaaaatgtacataatataatttcatacaaccaagaaatttaaaataaaaagtataataaaatctactctctaaatgatttgaagatttactgaataatttcataacaggtATGTTcttgtctgtggaaaaaaatgaagtagactttaattaataagtttaaataaatattatttatgcttaaatgtgattaacattcacttaatatcttcagggatgttaagttgagaataaagtacattcataaggaaaaaataaatcacgtACTCGTCCCCGTGGAGTTTACTAGTTGTTATTTTAACTATTTTCACTACGGTGATTTTATCGTCCGTTTTCtacaaatatgaaaaatgtttgaCGACTTTCTGACAAATTTAATTCTTATATTTGTCTGTTTCCATTttcatcagtcagctgatcgcTTACGTTCATTTATctctaatatttatttatttgcgtTTGTTCTGTTtacaaactttattttaatctttaCGTTAATTCTTCCATTTATCGAAACATTTAACAACGTaggtatttattatttttaagtttcTTTTTACGTATTTAAATGTCGTGTTGTATTCTCATTGACGTGAACAGAAACTCATTCAGTCTAATTTCTTTATTCTGTTCgtcacaaatattaaaataataatttaaaactaatctgaaattattaattgtaaatgtaatattccTCCACAGCGTGGTGTTTTCCAAGCTGTGGTTCTGGACCCGGTCTGGGCCGCTAATTACAgataatcataattattataataataataataatacttctGAAACAACGAGTCAAACTGAAACCAATCgacatttcttcatttaaagGCCAGAAAGGTCGAAAGCGGCGAGTTAATCAAAGAATCTGCCTTCAGACACTttgcacattttcatatttcacattattttgacaGCATTCAGGAAATAGATTGGCCCGTTTTAGCACAATAGGCGACATTATGTGTCAGATTTTTAACCTCTGCTGAAGCAGCAGCTCGGTATCTGAGAGCCGAGCAGCAGATTGCACAGCTCATTTCCTTCTCCTGATATGAGTGGCGTTACAGATATTGACTGATTGAGCAGTCTGTGGGCGAGCTGAGTGCTGCACACACATTAGCTCCCATTGTGGGCAGCTaaatggaagagaggaagatggagggcAGACTGGAAATCTCTGGGAGGGAATTCAGTGGAAGGACAGAAAGCGTCGTGTCTTAATGCTGTAAGTCGTCCACTTCCTGCCGATCGCCGTGGAAACGCCTCGCAGCATAATGGACGGACGCATTGTGctgcaaatacagaaatactGCTTTTATTGCTGCGGTGCCTCATTCTGCTGCCACGCTGGTTTCTTTATGCTCAGACCCAACGGACGGGTTATGGGTGATTCAGATTTTAgagaaatgatgtaaaataaagAGTCTGAGAGTCAGAAGTTAAGATTTAAATCAGTTAAATAAACGTCTGATTATCTGTTTAACTCAACAATAACTGATCATTAAATATCTGCTGATTCATTTACTGTCAGTTAATTCATAAAGATCAGTATGAACACCTTTCATGCCCGGATCAATAATTCATTCAGTGCTGATTTATTGATCGCTCCAAAGTATCGCATCATGAAATTACagtgaaatcattttttattaatgaattatGTTTTgactcagacaggaagtggacgTGATCGGGATCAGAAGtgattattgattcattgattcatcTTTAATCATCCAACCAGTCATCAATAACAGAATAtttaaatcaataattaaaaagtTTAGATTAATTCttcctttcacaataaaagcttttcAATTTCACACCTGACTATTTGTTAAGTTTAATAACAGTAATCAGTTTATAGACGAGTCAGTAATCACAGTGTTTCCCACGGTATCTAGAGACTCTACAGTTCTAGGGTGAGGGTTGAGTAGAGCTGGAACTGCAGTAAGAGGATTCACTCTGAGAACATTAAGAGGTTCAAACTAgaaatgtttttgtgctttagtGATTTACTGATGACTCGTCCACAAAGCTCAGGAAAGATATTTAaccagttaataaatgtttgagtCAACCAACaaggctgcgttcagactgaTTCTAATCTGATCTTTAGCAAGTgtctctgttcagactgggccacattaatgaccaatctgacaggttgctatGGCAACAGATTTGGCCAATCTGGATTggctaaaaatctgattttggcCCAAAAAGACTAATGTTCATATTTGAGctatgaaacaaagaaagcagaagtgatcTAAGTTCAACTAGTTTATTACTGATGATCATATAAAGAGTGTTTCAGTAAATATCTGTTTCTATAGTAACTAAACTAAGTGTCTGCTGATCAATACCAGACTTCCAGATGTTAGAAGAGGATCAGAGCTGGTTTATTGTCCAGATGGaataaagaagatctctcattcagactttttaaagtgaagctgctgctgtgttttaaacattcaggtttgaggctgagctgcaggttgagtggaggtgtgtgagTAACAGCAGACACTAACCGACAGTCATCAGTCGTTATATCAGTTTATGTGTCTCTCAGGGAGGCGGAGCTCCCAGCGTCCAGGGAGGCGGAGCTCCCAGCGTCCAGGGAGGCGGAGCTCCCAGCGTCCAGGGAGGCGGAGCTCCCAGCGTCCAGGGAGGCGGAGCTCCCAGCGTTCTCTGTCAGGGAGGCGGAGCTCCCAGCGTCCAGGGAGGCGGAGCTCCCAGCGTTCTCTCTCAGGGAGGCGGAGCTCCCAGCGTTCAGGGAGGCGGAGCTCCCAGCGTCCAGGGAGGCGGAGCTCCCAGCGTTCTGCTGGTCGAGGCGTTTTACGGCGGCTCTCACAAACAGCTGATCGACCTGCTGCAGTCTCACCTGATTGGCTGCTCGGCCGTCACGCTGCCCGCCAAGAAATGGCACTGGAGGGCGAGAACAGCGGCGCTGACCCTCAGCCAGACCATCCCCACCTGCCCCTCCTACAGGTGAGTCCATCCCTACCTGCCCCTCCTACAGGTGAGTCCATCCCCTCCTGCCCCTCCTACAGGTGAGTCCATCCCCTCCTGCCCCTACCTGCCCCTCCTACAGGTGAGTCCATCCCTACCTGCCCCTCCTACAGGTGAGACTTGCCCCTCCTGCCCCTACCTGCCCCTCCTACAGGTGAGACTTGCCCCTACCTGCCCCTCCTGCCCCTACCTGTGCCTCCTGCCCCTCCTACAGGTGAGACTTGCCCCTACCTGCCCCTCCTGCCCCAACCTGCCCCTCCTGCCCCTACCTGCCCCTCCTACAGGTGAGACTTGCCCCTCCTTCCCCTACCTGCCCCTCCTACAGGTGAGACTTGCCCCTACCTGCCCCTCCTAACTCTGGTCTCTCCTGTTCCAGGGTCTTGTTCTGCAGCTCTGTTCTGAATCTGTGTGAACTCGCTGCTCTCAGACCGGATCTGACTCGTCTGAAGAAGGTTTTGTATTTCCACGAGAACCAGCTGGTCTACCCGGTCCGCAAAGACCAGCAGCGGGACTTCCAGTACGGATACAACCAGGTGCTCTCATGGTGAGTACTGGACTAGTATataagtactgtagtattatataagaagtactgtagtagtatatAAGAAGTATatattctccattggaaatgaatgggaattttttgaaaaacgtacaaaatttcaccttttttcaccttttgtcagagtcacctagctctctcatacctgcacgtagaaacgtgattcaaactttaaaacggaggaaaacttgtcctctctggaaaaataccaacaGTTTTTCCAtgacatgtaaacttttcaaactatgagccgtcaaacgaggagtggaaatcactttttcttcaaagttagagtggaagcggcagttagctagagtgtgagaagcagtaaaaaataaccttcatttttatttttaactcgagctcacggccaaaccgtaaacagcagacaaataattttaggtcaaaatgtagacataggtgttgggattcataaaatgtgactttgacaggcggggtctgcacaaaatttaaacgggggggccgagaccggcggcaatatctgtctctctccccattgactctaatgtaatcgtctttatttttctaaagaatctcactctgtgttcgcactgagcttactcgctcattttaaggaatatgtgaataaaataaacactgtcagaatctgccggcttctgtgtctctcacggtgttttcggtttttggacaggagttacggttttctcacagtttgcaattgttcgggaccttgtcagaagccaaattcttcacaattttgaGAATTCTTTCCAAGCAGActctcaaatcgccgtagcaaccgtagagccttagctgcccttagcaaccgcagggccttagctgcccttagcaaccgtagggccttagctgcccttagcaaccgcagggcctcagcaacctgttgctgggcagaaacggagctacctttttgtgattggctaattctacctgtctgtctgttttgccagttaactgaggtagcggccgagctagtattgatactctctctatatatacatatgaattatattgacagtcttactgctcaaatgctggcagttatggtgtgtgtgtgtgtgtgtgtgtgtgtgtgtgtgtgtgtgtgtgtgtgtgtgtgtgtgtgtgtatgagtacacactgtgtagtgattagagttagtgcatgttgctactgccttgtgctctgtgtgctactctctgcttacatctactgttacacttgatactgaccagtaagatgttcttaatactgccacagtaaaagttacttagtgttatatgatcatggtgacttttgaacactggaaataaatcgtgtactcgtcccggcagtagccccgtggcactcaaactttccctggaattttctagtatataaatactgtagtattatataaatactacagtactatataaatactgtagtactatataagtactgcagtactgtagtattatctTTAGTACTGGAACCTGAGTGCAGATTGATGGCGGTTGAGTCTGCTCAGCTCTCACAGTTTGTCTTAATGAGCGTGTCAGGCAGCGTGTGATTGGTTAATTAGGTCTAACTGAAGTGATGTCATTAATCAGTAACGAGCGTCTCAGGGCAGCGAGTCGATAAGTCAGAGCCGCTCCGTCTGCTGTAATGTCATTACTGCGTTAGGAGACGCCTGATTGGCCCACAGCCAGCTCACCGCCTCGTTAGGAGACGCCTGATTGGCCCACAGCCAGCTCACCGCCTCGTTAGGAGACGCCTGATTGGCCCACAGCCAGCTCACCGCCTCGTTAGGAGACGCCTGATTGGCCCACAGCCAGCTCACCGCCTCGTTAGGAGATGCCTGATTGGACCAGAGCCAGATGGTTTTATAGAGCAGCTTCTGATCAGCGGGTCAGAATCGGCCTTTAGACCAAAGTCAGGCCTCGAAAccaccaaacacacaatttaatttaattcagttcataaagcatcaggacagtttccttcctgcttccttcctgcttccttcctgtttcctccctgcttccttcctgtttcctccctgcttccttcctgtttcctccctgcttccttcctgcttccttcctgtttccttcatgtttcctccctgcttccttcctgcttccttcctgtttcctccctgcttccttcctgcttccttcctgtttcctccctgcttccttcctgcttccttcctgtttcctccctgcttccttcctgcttccttcctgcttccttcctgcttccttcctgcttccttcctgcttccttcctgcttcctccctgcttccttcctgttAGTATAGTTGCAAAGGGCACCATGAGGGAAACCTCGCCGGCCGACACGGAGAGGATTGGTGCACGGCCGTTCTTAGTTGGTGGAGCGATGTTTCTGGTTCATTCCGATAACGAGACTCCGGTGTGCTAACTAGTTACGCAACTTCTTAGAGGGACGAGCAGCGTTCAGTAGTAACGGGTCTGAGATGCCCTGAGACGTCCGGGGTCAGCGATGGTCACCCGCCGAACCCGCTCCTGAGGGGAATACCCAGTAAGCTCGCGTTGATGAAGTCGCTGCCCTTTGTGCACACGGCCCGTCGCTACCGGTGGGATGGTTCAGTCCTCGGATCGGCCCGTCGCTACCGGTTGGATGGTTCAGTCCTCGGTTCGGCCCGTCGCTACCGGTCGGATGGTTCGGTCCTCGGGTCGGCCCGTCGCTGCCGGTCAGATGGTTCAGTCCTCGGATCGGCCCGTCGCTACCGGTCGGATGGTTCAGTCCTCGGATCGGCCCGCCGGGTCGGTTGGATGGTTCAGTCCTCGGATCGGCCCGTCGCTACCGGTCGGATGGTTCAGTCCTCGGATCGGCCCGTCGCTACCGGTTGGATGGTTCAGTCCTCGGATCGGCCCGTCGCTACCGGTCGGATGGTTCAGTCCTCGTATCGGCCCGTCGCTACCGGTTGGATGGTTCAGTCCTCGTATCGGCCCGTCGCTACCGGTTGGATGGTTCAGTCCTCGGTTCGGCCCGTCGCTACCGGTTGGATGGTTCAGTCCTCGGATCGGCCCGTCGCTACCGGTTGGATGGTTCAGTCCTCGTATCGGCCCGTCGCTACCGGTTGGATGGTTCAGTCCTCGGTTCGGCCCGTCGCTACCGGTCGGATGGTTCAGTCCTCGGATCGGCCCGTCACTACCGGTCGGATGGTTCAGTCCTCGGATCGGCCCGTCGCTGCCGGTTGGATGGTTCAGTCCTCGGATCGGCCCGTCGCTACCGGTTGGATGGTTCAGTCCTCGGATCGGCCCGCCGGGTCGGTCACGGTCCTAGCGGAGCGCCGAGAACACGATCAAGCTCGACTATCTAGAGGAAGTAAAAGTTGTAACAAGGTTTCCGTAGGTGAACCTGTGGAAGGATCATTACCGGGTTGCTTCCTTcatgcttccttcctgtttccttcctgcttccttcatgtttccttcctgcttccttcatGCTTCCTTCAtgcttccttcctgcttccttcatgtgtccttcctgcttccttcatgtttccttcctgtttccttcatgtttctttcatgtttccTTCATGTTTCTTTCATGCTTCCttcatgtttccttcctgtttccttcctgcttccttcatgtttccttcctgcttccttcatgtttccttcctgcttccttcctgcttccttcatgtgtcctcctctcctttcctacAGCCTGGTAGCCGATGTGGTCGTCTTCAACTCGGCCTTCAACATGaactccttcctgtcctccatctcctccttcatGAAGAAGATCCCAGACCACCGGCCCAGAGACCTGGACCAGCTGATCCGGCCCAAGTGTGTGGTCCTGTACTACCCGGTCCAGTTCCCGGATGTCAGCAGGTCAGTGtcatcatccttcctcctcaggtcatccttcctcctcaggtcatgtgatcaccTTTCCTcctcaggtcatgtgatcaccCTTCCTCCTCAGGTCAGTGTgatcatccttcctcctcaggTCAGTGTgatcatccttcctcctcaggTCAGTGTCTTTCCTCCTCAGGTCAGTGTCCTTCCTCCTCAGGTCAGATgatcatccttcctcctcaggtcatccttcctcctcaggtcatgtgatcatccttcctcctcaggTCAGTGTgatcatccttcctcctcaggtcatccttcctcctcaggTCAGTTTgatcatccttcctcctcaggtcatccttcctcctcaggTCAGTTTgatcatccttcctcctcaggtcatccttcctcctcaggTCAGTTTgatcatccttcctcctcaggTCAGTGTgatcatccttcctcctcaggtcatgtgatcacccttcctcctcaggtcatgtgatcatccttcctcctcaggTCAGTGTgatcatccttcctcctcaggtcatccttcctcctcaggtcatcatccttcctcctcaggTCAGTTTgatcatccttcctcctcaggtcatgtgatcatccttcctcctcaggtcatgtgatcatccttcctcctcaggtcatgcttcctcctcaggtcatgtgatcatccttcctcctcaggtcatgtgatcatccttcctcctcaggtcatgtgatcatccttcctcctcaggtcatgtgatcatccttcctcctcaggtcatccttcctcctcaggtcatgtgatcatccttcctcctcaggtcatgtgatcatccttcctcctctcacCCTTCAGGGATCAAAGTGTGATTAAAGACGGGCTTTAATCTGCTGCTTCAGTCAATCTGTGAGTGTCAGATTAGAGTCGAGGATCACTGACTGTCCTCGTGTTTGTTTGGACACTCCTTCATTAACAGAGGGGCAGTTTAaatcatcccccccccccccccccccccccccacccacccagcCAACATCCACCACAGGATCACACTCTGAACATCAGGAACActatacagtaacacacagtgagggtatgtatctgtgtatctgccACCCTGCTTTAAAAGGACCATAAATAATTAGACAGCTGACCCAGAAGC encodes the following:
- the gtdc1 gene encoding glycosyltransferase-like domain-containing protein 1, translated to MQSEGGGAPSVQGGGAPSVQGGGAPSVQGGGAPSVQGGGAPSVLCQGGGAPSVQGGGAPSVLSQGGGAPSVQGGGAPSVQGGGAPSVLLVEAFYGGSHKQLIDLLQSHLIGCSAVTLPAKKWHWRARTAALTLSQTIPTCPSYRVLFCSSVLNLCELAALRPDLTRLKKVLYFHENQLVYPVRKDQQRDFQYGYNQVLSCLVADVVVFNSAFNMNSFLSSISSFMKKIPDHRPRDLDQLIRPKCVVLYYPVQFPDVSREHDKNPELFFSSLLKLKEKGLKFHLSVLGETFTDVPEVFSEARRQLDAHILNWGFLSEKSSFLSALCDADVVVSTAKHEFFGVAMLEAVHCGCFPLCPNALVYPEIFPAEYLYSTPEQLCKKLQRLCRRPDIARRHVVKVDTSSFSWDTLKPRYQALLSDGH